From a single Anomaloglossus baeobatrachus isolate aAnoBae1 chromosome 4, aAnoBae1.hap1, whole genome shotgun sequence genomic region:
- the LOC142302790 gene encoding uncharacterized protein LOC142302790, giving the protein MHRSSWMAEKNVREVMSENTELKKFYEQMKREVLAILGRHEGVLDRVTIDDSVSVNRRAGVGRSRPNRVGDVGITGSLRRQWNNLKQLVEILETRATQSNVISVTDHEKELTRLKKEMEELKEELGQSQELISQQQQLLQDQLMPQPGEGQQSPLWDAYFLEEQLRLEQDRTTFEEQKLAFQDERDKFTEAAIRLGRERLQFKADQALFMKQQFLNMTPGLGTPPWKTTPPWSTITEDTPKRASNNPKHTATGGQSCVGKSRRGFSSSDPGTPSTEELYRVLKLVTPNRSTKPQRRDSSNHQDTESEESSQRWSDSLSPSCESPELRPLPQYVIPFRVSMTPYLRPRPTPVSLPRSHAEPRTPTTAELIRTLHLTPAESIPSVKRGHGDELRRSLLHHSHRRASLSKAAESPCYNDGVRRSEETPNCPYEFSRAHCEMDSLSSDDTRQTHGEADTPCSEALSSTIENSESFDNDSLYRVTPLHDTTYIQYGDNVPHLRVDDHCCHQDVDQSLWQCEEIEKEKFVNRLYANSNMKKKPKVTIHADDCGSHETLHPQDACRRRSPKRRPSKDRCRTRSKEDLRRRSLPCHQTKVAFHSDECLTTSGLSLHIWVA; this is encoded by the exons ATGCATCGCTCatcatggatggcagagaaaaatgtcCGTGAAGTCATGTCAGAGAACACAGAGCTGAAGAAATTCTATGAGCAGATGAAGAGAGAGGTGTTGGCCATCCTTGGCAGACATGAAGGCGTCCTTGACCGGGTGACCATAGAT GACTCTGTATCAGTAAACAGGCGTGCGGGGGTCGGACGTTCGAGGCCCAACCGTGTCGGGGATGTTGGGATAACGGGAAGCCTCAGGAGACAGTGGAACAACCTCAAACAGCTGGTGGAGATACTGGAGACACGCG CAACACAGTCCAATGTGATTAGTGTGACCGACCATGAGAAGGAACTGACCCGACTCAAGAAGGAGATGGAGGAGCTTAAAGAGGAGCTAGGACAGAGCCAGGAGCTGATCAGTCAACAGCAGCAGCTGTTACAG GACCAGTTGATGCCCCAGCCCGGTGAGGGACAGCAGTCTCCGCTCTGGGATGCATACTTCTTGGAAGAACAGCTGAGGTTAGAACAAGACCGGACGACCTTTGAGGAGCAGAAGTTGGCTTTCCAGGATGAGCGGGATAAGTTCACAGAGGCGGCTATCCGTCTGGGGAGAGAG CGTCTCCAGTTTAAGGCCGATCAGGCTCTTTTCATGAAGCAGCAGTTCTTGAATATGACTCCTGGTCTGGGGACTCCTCCTTGGAAGACGACTCCTCCATGGTCAACTATTA CAGAGGACACCCCAAAAAGAGCctccaataaccccaaacacacggcCACGGGTGGCCAGTCCTGTGTCGGTAAATCTCGCAGAGGTTTTTCTTCATCAGATCCTGGGACACCAAGCACGGAGGAGCTGTACCGGGTCCTGAAGCTGGTGACCCCCAACAG gtCCACGAAGCCTCAAAGACGTGATAGCAGCAATCACCAAGACACAGAGTCAGAGGAGAGCAGCCAGAGATGGAGTGACAGCCTGTCACCAAGCTGCGAAT ctccagaATTACGCCCTCTTCCTCAATACGTGATTCCATTTAGGGTGAGCATGACCCCTTACCTCCGCCCCAGGCCCACCCCTGTGAGCTTGCCTCGCAGCCACGCTGAGCCTCGCACTCCCACTACTGCAGAGCTCATCAGAACCTTGCACCTTACTCCGGCTGAAAG CATACCCTCAGTAAAGAGGGGACATGGGGATGAATTAAGAAGATCCCTCCTCCATCATTCCCACCGCAGAGCCAGCCTCTCCAAGGCTGCGGAGTCCCCTTGTTACAATGATGGTGTCAGGAGAAGCGAGGAGACTCCAAATTGTCCTTATGAGTTCTCTAGAGCACATTGTGAGATGGATTCTCTGTCTTCTGACGATACCAGACAGACGCACGGAGAAGCGGACACCCCCTGTAGTGAAGCGCTGTCCTCTACGATCGAGAACTCTGAAAGTTTTGACAATGACTCTTTGTACAGAGTGACTCCACTTCATGACACCACCTACATCCAGTATGGAGACAACGTGCCTCATCTTAGGGTTGATGACCACTGCTGCCACCAAGACGTTGACCAAAGCTTGTGGCAATGTGAAGAGATAGAGAAGGAGAAGTTTGTCAACAGGCTGTATGCTAATAGCAATATGAAGAAAAAGCCAAAAGTGACCATCCATGCTGATGACTGTGGATCTCATGAGACCCTCCATCCTCAGGATGCTTGCAGAAGGAGGTCACCAAAAAGACGACCCTCTAAAGACAGATGTAGAACTAGGTCCAAGGAAGACCTTCGCCGCAGAAGCCTCCCCTGCCACCAGACCAAAGTAGCTTTCCATTCTGATG